One Pyrus communis chromosome 13, drPyrComm1.1, whole genome shotgun sequence genomic window carries:
- the LOC137713344 gene encoding uncharacterized protein has translation MPQVDLETLVSACAGGSMDRKIACETQADATTAGHDRPEEDADEPQVAPDFPPESFWLSKDAEYEWFDRNAFYERKDSTKGNSNANNLNSNQYSHSNSSSQRFSKNLKSKAAIIGLPKPQKHNYADPKNRRHSKAGNTRLFPKRTGSVGKSDAPMIEPSSPNVSCMGRVRSKRDRKRRFRNRHGSSAETSMEKSVKPVAERRKLGFFASFRAIFRHGGHREKSAKSPFVEDSPPRNSSVMSTSRARDRAAAYDFDALSIDSTPRHSVESEPPGLGGMKRFVSGRRSGAWAGEVGVDVA, from the coding sequence ATGCCACAAGTCGATTTGGAAACACTAGTTTCGGCGTGTGCGGGGGGCTCAATGGATAGGAAAATCGCCTGCGAGACGCAGGCTGACGCCACCACTGCCGGACACGACCGGCCGGAAGAAGATGCCGATGAACCGCAAGTTGCGCCGGATTTCCCGCCGGAATCCTTCTGGCTCTCGAAAGACGCAGAGTACGAGTGGTTCGACCGCAACGCCTTCTACGAGCGCAAAGACTCCACCAAAGGAAACTCCAACGCCAATAACTTGAATTCGAATCAATATTCGCACTCGAATTCGAGCTCGCAGCGGTTTTCGAAGAACTTGAAGTCGAAGGCGGCGATCATCGGGCTTCCGAAGCCGCAGAAGCACAACTACGCCGACCCGAAGAACCGGCGGCACTCCAAGGCCGGAAACACGAGACTGTTCCCGAAACGGACCGGATCCGTCGGGAAATCGGACGCTCCGATGATCGAGCCGTCGTCTCCTAACGTCTCGTGTATGGGGAGGGTGAGATCGAAGAGGGATAGAAAGCGTCGGTTCAGGAATCGGCACGGATCGTCGGCCGAGACGTCCATGGAGAAGTCCGTTAAACCGGTGGCGGAGAGACGAAAACTCGGTTTCTTTGCGAGTTTTCGGGCGATTTTTAGGCACGGAGGACACCGGGAGAAATCGGCGAAATCGCCGTTCGTGGAAGACTCGCCGCCGAGAAACAGCAGCGTGATGTCGACGTCGAGAGCGCGCGACAGGGCGGCGGCGTACGATTTCGACGCGCTGTCTATCGACTCGACGCCGAGACACAGCGTGGAGAGCGAACCGCCTGGTTTGGGCGGCATGAAGCGGTTCGTTTCGGGTCGGAGGTCCGGGGCGTGGGCGGGCGAAGTCGGTGTCGACGTTGCGTAA